In Mucilaginibacter celer, one DNA window encodes the following:
- a CDS encoding response regulator, whose product MLKRVLVLDDNQDILDIVHETLTYEQFEVKSTANSTEVLPLIESFEPDLVILDYRVAGTNGGEICRTIKVHPKFGNTPVIIFSAYVNNDSELISYGCDATINKPFDLAELVEKVNNLL is encoded by the coding sequence ATGTTAAAGCGTGTTTTAGTATTGGATGACAACCAGGATATATTGGATATTGTGCATGAAACGCTCACTTACGAGCAGTTTGAGGTTAAAAGCACCGCAAACAGTACAGAAGTATTGCCTTTGATAGAAAGCTTTGAGCCCGATCTGGTAATATTAGATTATCGCGTGGCCGGTACCAATGGAGGCGAAATATGCCGTACCATTAAAGTGCATCCTAAATTTGGCAATACGCCGGTTATTATCTTCTCTGCTTATGTTAATAACGACAGCGAACTGATTAGTTATGGCTGTGATGCCACCATCAACAAACCCTTCGATTTAGCCGAACTGGTTGAAAAAGTGAATAACCTGCTTTAA
- a CDS encoding response regulator produces MRRILAVDDDKDILDIIRYILEESGYEVSVLADGKDFFDRVEKFTPDLILLDIMLGSLDGRELCRKLKENSETRAIPVILVSASHNPGKLNQAGAPDDFIAKPFDIDDLLGSISRQLNAAA; encoded by the coding sequence ATGAGACGGATATTAGCGGTGGATGATGACAAGGACATTTTAGACATTATACGATACATCCTGGAAGAATCGGGCTATGAGGTTAGTGTACTGGCCGACGGAAAGGATTTTTTTGACCGCGTTGAGAAGTTTACACCCGATTTAATTTTGCTTGATATTATGCTTGGCAGCCTTGACGGGCGCGAGCTTTGCCGCAAATTGAAGGAAAATTCTGAAACCAGGGCTATCCCCGTTATCCTGGTATCGGCCAGCCACAATCCCGGCAAACTGAACCAGGCCGGTGCTCCCGACGATTTTATTGCAAAACCTTTTGATATTGACGATTTGTTAGGCAGTATTAGTCGACAGCTAAACGCCGCGGCCTGA
- a CDS encoding GbsR/MarR family transcriptional regulator, whose product MELAEARLKFIEAWGKLGSEWGINRTMAQVHALLMISPEALTTEEVMNELSISRGNANMTLRDLIDWGLVEKQHKTGERKEYFYAEKDVWVIARRVAEERKKRELTPIIKILDQLSEVKGDENDPAFKTFKTSVTDINKLASNVNKTMDMMLKAEENWFFGSILKTFK is encoded by the coding sequence ATGGAATTGGCAGAGGCAAGGTTAAAGTTTATTGAGGCATGGGGCAAGCTGGGATCTGAATGGGGTATTAACCGCACCATGGCCCAGGTACATGCCCTGCTCATGATCTCGCCCGAAGCCCTTACCACCGAAGAGGTAATGAACGAGCTAAGCATCTCGCGCGGAAACGCCAACATGACCCTGCGCGATTTAATTGACTGGGGCTTGGTTGAAAAACAACATAAAACCGGCGAACGTAAAGAATACTTTTATGCCGAAAAAGATGTATGGGTAATAGCCCGCCGCGTAGCAGAAGAACGTAAAAAACGCGAGCTTACACCTATTATTAAAATACTCGATCAGTTAAGTGAAGTAAAAGGCGACGAGAATGATCCTGCTTTTAAAACTTTTAAAACTTCGGTTACTGATATTAACAAACTGGCCAGTAACGTAAACAAAACCATGGATATGATGCTGAAAGCCGAAGAGAACTGGTTTTTTGGTTCGATATTAAAAACATTTAAATAA